CAGTCGGAAGCATTGCTTGATATGCAGAAATGAAAAAACAAAGTGTTTTTTGAGAAAGATAAGAACCTAAAAGAAGAAGTTCTTCTGTTAAAACTGGCATGACATCAAGAACTTCTTCGATTTCTTTAACCTTCTCTAAATTAGTTGTTTCTTTTATAGACAATACGAATCCTTGCACTTTCCTTGGCCCAAATGGAACAATTACTCGCATTCCAGGTTGTATTGCATCCTGCCATCTAGTTGGTACTTTATAATCAAAAGGACGGTCTGTTTGTCTGACTGATACATCAACTAAAACTGATGCGTATGTCATCTTTCTACCTCATTTAATAAGTGATGAACTTCAAGTAGTATTTCTTCTGCTACTTCTTTTTTACTCATTTTAGGCAGTGACTTAACTTCACCATTACGCTTAAAAATGGTTACAATATTCGTATCAGATCCAAAACCAGCCCCTGCTTTTGTTACATCATTAGCAACAATCATATCAGCATTTTTCTTTAAAAGTTTACTTTTTGCATACTCATCTACTTGATCAGTTTCTGCAGCAAACCCTACTAAAATTTGATGTGTTTTATGTTGACCTAAAGTTAAAAGAATATCTTTCGTACGTTTAAAAGCAATTGAAAGATCACCATTAGCTTTTTTCACTTTTTGATCATAAGTAATTGAAGGGGTGTAATCAGCAACTGCTGCTGTTTTTATGACAACATCCGCTTCATTATAATTAGACCAAATCGCTTCAAACATTTCCTCGGCTGACTCGGTTTGGATAAATTTACACCCTTTAGGTGGTGTTAAATTAGTTGGTCCAGAGACAAGAATTACTTCTGCTCCTAAAGAAACTGCAACTTCTGCAATACTATACCCCATCTTACCCGTTGAATGATTTGAAACAAAGCGAACCGGATCAATTTTTTCAACTGTTGGGCCAGCAGAAATAATAATTTTTTTACCTTTTAATAGACCAACCTCACTTTGGAAATGTTCATTCACGAATTGAACGATTTCTTCCGGCTCTGCTAATCTACCTTTTCCAACATAGCCACATGCTAAATAACCTTCATTTGGCTCAATAAATCGATGACCAATCTCTTTCAATATGTTCATATTCCTTTGAACAATCGGATGGTTATACATATTAACATTCATAGCTGGTGCGATCCAAACTGGTTTTGTTGCAGCCAGTAATGTTGCCTGAATCATTTCATCTCCAAGACCATTTGCAAATTTTCCAATTGTATTAGCAGTTGCTGGAGCAACAATGATTAAATCAGGCCAATCACCTAAATCGATATGTGCAATTTTTGAACTATCTTTTTCATCAAAAGTATCTATATAAACATCATTTCTTGATAAAGCTTGAAACGTTAAAGGTGTCACAAATTTAGTTGAGGAAGGGCTCATCATTACTTTAACGTCATATCCTGCTTGTACTAGTTTACTTGTAAGTGCTGCTGCTTTATAGACTGCAATTCCACCTGTAACACATAGGAGAATCCTTTTTTGTTCCACTCACCTTCACCCTTTCAAATTTTATTCTTTCTATGTAACATGTCAAAAAATAGGTCTTTTGGACGTTCTATGTCTAAGATACCACAAATATGATTGAATTAAATGTTATAGGCTTTTCTAAAAAAACTCTCCAATGAACTTATCTTCAAAGTCATAAGCTTAGTTGTACTGATCCTTTTTTCGAAAGTAATGCTTTTCGTCGATTAAACTACTCGGTCATTTTATCACAAAAATAAGACTGCCCCCATTTCTAATCACCACGAAACTTTTAGGAGAGGTGTTAAACACCACGTTGTCCTTTTTAGTCATATGGATAATTAGTAAATGCTTTGGGACAGCCTCATCACACAGTTAAATATTAATCTTCTTTAACGTCTTCAAGTTTTCTATAAGATAATAATCCAGCATTAATTTCTTCTAATGCTTTTCCTACAAATTTATCAGATACTGGTTTTTCAACACGAGTATCTTTATTTACTTGCATTTCGCGAGCTCGCTTTGAAGCAACTGTTACTAGCGTATATTTTGAGTCTAATTTTGTTAATAAACGGTCAATCGAAGGATATAACATAGTTTATTCGGCCTCCATCATTCTTTTATAATAATTTGCAACTCGTTCACGTTTTAAATGTTCACTTAAAATAATTGCTTTAATACGGTCACAAGCTAAATCAACTTGATCATTTTCAACTACATAATCGTAAGCATCCATCATTTCAATTTCTTCTTTTGCTGCATTCATACGATTCATAATGACATCTTCAGTTTCTGTACCTCTTGTTACAATTCTATTTTGTAATTCTCTCATACTTGGAGGGGCTAAGAAAATAAAAATCCCTTCTGGAAAGGCTTTTTTTACTTGCAGGGCACCTTGAACTTCAATTTCTAGGAAAATGTCTTTTCCTTCGCTTACTGTTTTTTCAACATAATCAATTGGTGTTCCATAGTAATTACCTACAAACTCTGCCCACTCAAGAAACTTATTTTCACTTATTTTCTGTTTGAAATCTTCTTTTGATGTAAAGAAATAATCTACTCCATGTACTTCACCTTCACGAGGATTTCTTGTCGTCATCGAAATACTATATTGAAGATCTAAATCCTTATTATCAAAAATAGCTTTCCGCACCGTACCCTTACCTACTCCTGATGGACCAGAAAGTACGATTAATAAGCCTCTTTCATGCCTCATTTATGACCCTACCCTTCTAATTCTAGACAGTTTAATTTATTAAAGGTCAATCTATTGTTACTTCTTGTGTGTCAGAGTCAATTAATAAAAATTAATTAGTCTTCTACTTCACATTGTTACCGGACCTTTGCAACTATAAACAAATCTTTTACATTATTCAATATTTTGAACTTGCTCTCTAATTTTTTCAAGATTATTTTTAATTTCAACAACTTGTTTAGAAATATCTAATGAGTTTGCTTTAGAACCAATCGTATTCACTTCTCGATTCATTTCTTGTACGATGAAATCTAATTTCCGCCCAATTGATTCTTTTATTTGTAAAGTTTCATTAAACAATTCTAAATGACTAGTTAGTCGAACTAATTCTTCTGATATGTCACATCGATCCGCAAAGAGCATAATTTCTGTTAATAATCTTTGCTCATCAACCGCTGTTAATTCAACTTCCGCTAATTTAGATTGAAGTTTTTCACGATATGATTTCAAAACAAGAGGAGAATGAACAGTAATCTGTTTTTTACATTCTTCAATTGCTGTTAATCTTTCTATTAAATCTTTTTTAAGCTGTCCACCTTCTTTGCACTTAACATCAAAAAATTGCTGACATGCATTTTCAGTAGTCTTTAATAATAATTCTTCAAAATTATCATTGATTTGTTCTACTTCACTTACTGTAGTAACTTCAGGTAGCTTTAATAAATCAATCGGATTATAAAAAGATTTATTTTGCTCTTCACGTGAAAGATGTTCAATCGCTTTTTTATATTGTTGAATTAAGCCTTCATCTATTTGTAATGTACGTTGTAATAAGCCCTCAATTGTAACAAAAACTTCAACTCGACCTCGACTAGTATACTCAGCTACAATTTTCTTAATTGCATCTTCATATGCTAATAATTGCCTCGGCATTCGAA
This genomic interval from Gottfriedia acidiceleris contains the following:
- the coaBC gene encoding bifunctional phosphopantothenoylcysteine decarboxylase/phosphopantothenate--cysteine ligase CoaBC codes for the protein MEQKRILLCVTGGIAVYKAAALTSKLVQAGYDVKVMMSPSSTKFVTPLTFQALSRNDVYIDTFDEKDSSKIAHIDLGDWPDLIIVAPATANTIGKFANGLGDEMIQATLLAATKPVWIAPAMNVNMYNHPIVQRNMNILKEIGHRFIEPNEGYLACGYVGKGRLAEPEEIVQFVNEHFQSEVGLLKGKKIIISAGPTVEKIDPVRFVSNHSTGKMGYSIAEVAVSLGAEVILVSGPTNLTPPKGCKFIQTESAEEMFEAIWSNYNEADVVIKTAAVADYTPSITYDQKVKKANGDLSIAFKRTKDILLTLGQHKTHQILVGFAAETDQVDEYAKSKLLKKNADMIVANDVTKAGAGFGSDTNIVTIFKRNGEVKSLPKMSKKEVAEEILLEVHHLLNEVER
- the rpoZ gene encoding DNA-directed RNA polymerase subunit omega gives rise to the protein MLYPSIDRLLTKLDSKYTLVTVASKRAREMQVNKDTRVEKPVSDKFVGKALEEINAGLLSYRKLEDVKED
- the gmk gene encoding guanylate kinase, which encodes MRHERGLLIVLSGPSGVGKGTVRKAIFDNKDLDLQYSISMTTRNPREGEVHGVDYFFTSKEDFKQKISENKFLEWAEFVGNYYGTPIDYVEKTVSEGKDIFLEIEVQGALQVKKAFPEGIFIFLAPPSMRELQNRIVTRGTETEDVIMNRMNAAKEEIEMMDAYDYVVENDQVDLACDRIKAIILSEHLKRERVANYYKRMMEAE
- a CDS encoding YicC/YloC family endoribonuclease, whose translation is MVVSMTGYGKAILSNEQYKIHIEMKAVNHRYLETIVRMPRQLLAYEDAIKKIVAEYTSRGRVEVFVTIEGLLQRTLQIDEGLIQQYKKAIEHLSREEQNKSFYNPIDLLKLPEVTTVSEVEQINDNFEELLLKTTENACQQFFDVKCKEGGQLKKDLIERLTAIEECKKQITVHSPLVLKSYREKLQSKLAEVELTAVDEQRLLTEIMLFADRCDISEELVRLTSHLELFNETLQIKESIGRKLDFIVQEMNREVNTIGSKANSLDISKQVVEIKNNLEKIREQVQNIE